A window of Paenibacillus polygoni contains these coding sequences:
- a CDS encoding class I SAM-dependent rRNA methyltransferase: MASVVLTKSRKKRIEQGHPWIFKNEIESVEGQPQPGELVEVKNHQGRYLATGYYNPASQITVRVVSYEPITAMDKNFFVSRFEQALQHRERFVTGGDAYRLIYGEADFVPGLTVDRFGDVLVVQLLTLAMDKCRDVIVEALVEVVKPKGIYERSDVGVRELEGLEQVKGLLYGKCPRHVTVTENGLLIKVDIEQGQKTGYFFDQRENRAAIQPLMKGWGHRSGITLQEVEKDGEMTRVPVNKSGKEVTFPYWDGATVLECFSHTGSFTLNACKYGAKQVTCLDISEHAIESARENVKLNGFEDRVEFVVDDAFQYLRNQVKGLEERAERAKGDKKVDTSKAMTAGGGRTFDVVILDPPAFAKTRGAVKGAVRGYKDINLHGMKLVNEGGYLVTASCSYHMRPDLFLETIQDAAADAGKILRLLEWRAAGKDHPQILGVEEGHYLKFAIFEVRSKS; this comes from the coding sequence TTGGCATCTGTAGTCCTTACGAAAAGCCGTAAGAAACGTATTGAACAGGGACATCCCTGGATATTTAAAAATGAAATTGAGTCGGTAGAAGGTCAGCCTCAGCCAGGCGAACTGGTAGAAGTAAAGAATCATCAAGGCCGTTATCTTGCTACCGGTTATTATAATCCGGCTTCACAAATTACCGTGAGGGTAGTGTCTTATGAACCCATTACAGCGATGGACAAAAACTTTTTTGTAAGTAGATTTGAGCAGGCATTACAGCACCGGGAACGTTTTGTAACGGGCGGCGACGCATATCGCTTGATTTATGGCGAAGCTGATTTTGTACCCGGCTTGACCGTTGATCGATTTGGAGATGTACTTGTTGTACAGCTGCTGACGCTTGCTATGGACAAGTGTCGTGACGTAATCGTAGAAGCTTTGGTGGAAGTAGTGAAACCAAAAGGAATTTACGAGCGCAGCGATGTAGGTGTTCGAGAGCTGGAAGGATTGGAGCAAGTCAAAGGGCTCCTCTACGGGAAATGTCCGCGGCATGTAACCGTAACTGAGAATGGACTGCTTATCAAAGTCGACATCGAGCAAGGACAGAAGACGGGGTATTTCTTTGATCAACGCGAGAATAGAGCTGCCATTCAGCCGCTGATGAAGGGCTGGGGTCATCGAAGTGGAATTACTTTGCAAGAAGTAGAAAAAGACGGGGAAATGACACGCGTACCTGTGAATAAAAGTGGAAAAGAAGTCACCTTCCCTTATTGGGATGGTGCTACGGTTCTCGAATGTTTCTCACATACAGGCAGCTTTACGCTGAATGCTTGTAAATATGGTGCAAAACAAGTGACTTGTCTTGATATATCAGAGCATGCCATTGAGAGTGCACGTGAAAACGTAAAGCTGAATGGATTTGAAGACCGAGTTGAATTCGTGGTGGACGATGCGTTCCAGTACTTGAGAAATCAAGTAAAAGGGCTTGAAGAACGTGCAGAACGTGCAAAAGGGGATAAAAAAGTCGACACTTCCAAAGCAATGACCGCAGGAGGCGGACGAACTTTTGATGTGGTTATTCTCGATCCTCCAGCTTTTGCGAAAACACGAGGCGCAGTAAAAGGTGCTGTTCGTGGATACAAGGATATTAACCTGCACGGAATGAAGCTTGTCAACGAAGGCGGATATCTTGTCACTGCAAGTTGTTCTTATCATATGCGCCCAGATCTGTTCCTTGAAACCATTCAAGATGCAGCTGCAGATGCGGGCAAAATTTTGCGTCTGCTCGAATGGCGTGCAGCGGGTAAAGATCATCCGCAAATTTTAGGCGTAGAAGAAGGTCATTATCTGAAATTCGCCATTTTTGAAGTGCGTTCCAAATCATAA
- a CDS encoding site-2 protease family protein, producing the protein MEVLNQFFFYDLDRLPFFILTIIIAFTVHEFSHAYFANKFGDPTARLLGRMTLNPAVHFDLFGLLLLVIAGFGWARPIPVNRDNFEKRRMMSVVVSAAGPLSNLLLAVLGTITYALLVQFGVMESIENQRIVFAISTFFSIFNVTNFFLFFFNLIPLPPLDGYRIVEELVSPSARMSLHKLEQWSMLIFLILVITPLSRYTITPLYELSMSWYVGIAHMIMTIFA; encoded by the coding sequence ATGGAGGTTCTTAATCAGTTTTTTTTCTATGACCTAGATCGTCTTCCTTTCTTTATTCTGACGATTATTATAGCATTTACGGTCCATGAATTTTCTCATGCGTACTTTGCTAATAAATTTGGGGATCCAACCGCAAGATTGCTTGGACGCATGACACTCAATCCAGCAGTTCATTTTGATCTTTTTGGACTGCTGCTGCTCGTCATTGCCGGATTTGGATGGGCGCGTCCCATCCCGGTAAATCGAGATAACTTCGAGAAACGCCGTATGATGAGTGTGGTTGTATCAGCGGCTGGACCTCTGAGTAACTTGCTTCTTGCTGTTCTCGGTACGATTACGTATGCACTTCTTGTTCAGTTTGGAGTTATGGAATCCATCGAGAATCAAAGAATTGTTTTTGCCATCTCCACTTTTTTCTCTATTTTTAATGTAACGAACTTTTTCTTGTTTTTCTTTAACCTCATTCCTCTCCCTCCGCTTGACGGGTACCGAATTGTTGAGGAACTTGTGTCTCCTTCCGCGCGAATGAGTCTGCACAAATTGGAACAATGGTCTATGTTGATTTTCTTGATTCTTGTTATTACCCCGCTGAGCCGTTACACCATTACTCCTTTATATGAGCTGTCAATGAGTTGGTATGTGGGCATTGCACATATGATCATGACGATTTTTGCTTAA
- the addB gene encoding helicase-exonuclease AddAB subunit AddB — protein MPLHMLIGRAGTGKSSTIIKEITEELRQNPGGKPIILIVPEQASFQTETTLIRSHEIKGSVRAQVLDFRRLSYRVMQETNGSALIPVGSEGKKMLLYKIVQRRKDELKIFTASGGQMGFVGHLNNLFAELKRYGEPERAIKEELENAEQLPGAGTILRHKMHDIAAIYRDFEDEVSRFHMDEEDTLVKLGHQLPESDYVREADIWIDGFRSFTPQELAVIRQLIIHARSVTIALTLDRPYGEGEQPQELNLFYPSASAYIKLNGIASELGESTRTTILAPEISPRFASSALAHLESGFEKRRVMPAGKDDGGIEIRSAASSRVEVEGMLREIGRLVREENVRYRDIAVLVRNIEAYENIISPLFQDYDIPYFLDKRRDELHHPLAEFLRSAMDIVRHRWRYEDVFRAVKTDLLLPLDGSVSRYHMDILENYVLASGISGYRWTDGKPWRAAPSLSLEEEEGAEAQREEASRETVQMLERCREVITSPLFAFEKRVKKAKTAKEFCSALFLLLEEAEIAKKLDARSHEALKTGKPEKAREHRGMWGAVLELLDQVVEMMGEEKMDAELFAGILETGLSELKLGLVPPALDQVLVGSMDRSRTGNVSHIFILGAVDGVLPQIQTEEGVLTETERAALTEYGMQLGPDINRKMQDERFLIYSAFTQPSHKLWISYPQSDEDGKALHPSEMIRYLKRMFPELKEKTLLDEPASSDPSEEHEQYITHSDKTMAHLISQLREWRRGQAIPAFWWDVYNWYLHQPDKQIRLERMLGSVFYENRTRSLTKATSRKLYGNKLKTSVSRMERFAMCPFSHFASHGLKLKERQVYRLKAPDIGQLFHAALSKMASRLKEQNRNWGALTKEECVQEAEATVDILAPQLQGEILLSSARYGYIFRKLKNIVSRASIILGEQSKRGNFEPLALELDFGPDKSLPPLTFELANGVVMEIVGRIDRVDVAEGEYGDILLRVIDYKSSQTDLKLHEVFYGLSLQMLTYLDVLLTYAEEWIGTEAHPAGVLYFHVHNPLLTSANALAQEQAEQELLKRFKMKGLLLADRDVVAKMDNTLEKGYSSILPVAVKADGGFYSSASVATEEQWGILLGSVRNTIQEIGSRITEGEVGIEPFRMQQETACTFCPFKSVCQFDEGLPGNEYHLIRKPAKQQAWDLFQHEGGEEE, from the coding sequence TTGCCTCTTCATATGCTTATAGGCCGTGCAGGCACTGGAAAAAGCAGTACAATCATCAAGGAGATTACGGAAGAACTTCGTCAGAATCCTGGAGGGAAACCTATCATTCTGATTGTTCCTGAACAAGCCTCCTTTCAGACAGAGACAACACTGATTCGCTCCCATGAGATTAAAGGTTCAGTCCGGGCTCAGGTACTCGATTTTCGCAGACTTAGTTACCGGGTTATGCAGGAAACGAACGGTTCGGCACTGATTCCTGTTGGTTCAGAAGGTAAGAAAATGCTGCTGTACAAAATTGTACAGCGGCGCAAAGACGAGCTCAAAATTTTCACCGCATCAGGTGGTCAGATGGGGTTTGTAGGGCATTTAAATAATCTGTTTGCCGAACTGAAACGCTACGGAGAACCGGAACGGGCCATCAAAGAAGAGCTTGAAAATGCAGAACAGCTTCCAGGAGCAGGAACGATTTTACGTCATAAAATGCATGATATTGCTGCCATCTATCGTGATTTTGAGGACGAAGTATCTCGTTTTCATATGGATGAAGAGGATACGCTTGTGAAACTCGGTCATCAGCTTCCTGAGTCGGATTATGTGAGAGAGGCAGATATATGGATCGACGGGTTTCGCAGTTTTACTCCGCAGGAACTTGCGGTGATTCGGCAGCTGATTATTCATGCTAGATCCGTAACCATTGCCTTAACCCTGGACCGTCCTTATGGCGAAGGGGAACAACCACAAGAGTTAAACCTGTTTTATCCGTCGGCTTCCGCTTATATCAAGCTGAACGGGATCGCATCAGAGCTTGGTGAATCCACTCGTACGACGATACTTGCACCGGAGATATCGCCGCGTTTTGCTTCTTCTGCACTGGCTCATTTGGAGTCAGGATTTGAGAAGCGAAGAGTGATGCCAGCAGGCAAGGATGACGGCGGGATTGAGATTCGCAGTGCTGCAAGCAGCCGAGTTGAAGTGGAAGGGATGCTAAGAGAGATAGGACGACTTGTACGTGAAGAGAATGTCCGTTACCGCGATATCGCGGTCCTGGTTAGAAATATAGAAGCGTATGAAAATATAATATCCCCTCTCTTCCAAGATTACGATATTCCTTATTTTCTTGATAAACGCAGAGATGAACTTCATCATCCATTAGCAGAATTCTTGAGATCAGCAATGGACATTGTGCGGCATCGCTGGCGGTATGAGGATGTATTCCGTGCGGTCAAGACCGACCTGCTTCTTCCACTTGATGGCTCAGTCAGCCGTTATCATATGGACATACTTGAGAATTATGTGCTTGCAAGCGGGATCTCTGGTTATCGTTGGACGGATGGGAAACCGTGGAGAGCCGCCCCAAGCTTATCTTTGGAAGAAGAAGAAGGGGCAGAGGCTCAGCGTGAAGAGGCAAGCCGTGAAACGGTTCAGATGCTTGAGAGGTGCCGAGAGGTGATTACTTCTCCGCTGTTTGCTTTTGAGAAAAGAGTCAAAAAAGCAAAAACAGCAAAAGAGTTCTGTTCGGCTCTATTTTTGCTTTTGGAAGAGGCGGAAATTGCAAAGAAACTTGATGCACGAAGTCATGAGGCGCTCAAGACAGGTAAGCCGGAAAAAGCACGAGAACATCGCGGGATGTGGGGAGCGGTGCTTGAACTTTTAGATCAAGTCGTAGAAATGATGGGCGAAGAAAAAATGGATGCAGAACTTTTTGCCGGCATTTTGGAAACAGGCTTGTCAGAGCTGAAACTCGGTTTAGTTCCGCCTGCTTTGGATCAAGTTCTCGTAGGTTCCATGGACAGATCCCGCACAGGAAACGTCAGTCATATTTTCATCCTTGGAGCAGTTGATGGGGTGCTTCCGCAAATACAAACAGAGGAGGGCGTCCTTACGGAAACCGAACGGGCAGCTCTCACTGAATATGGAATGCAGCTTGGCCCGGATATAAATCGGAAGATGCAAGATGAACGTTTTCTTATCTACAGTGCTTTTACTCAGCCAAGCCATAAATTATGGATAAGTTATCCTCAAAGTGATGAGGACGGAAAGGCACTTCATCCTTCTGAAATGATTCGTTATTTGAAACGGATGTTTCCGGAGCTAAAAGAGAAGACATTGCTGGACGAACCAGCGTCAAGCGATCCATCGGAAGAACATGAGCAGTATATAACACATTCAGATAAGACCATGGCTCATTTGATCAGCCAGCTTCGGGAATGGCGTAGGGGTCAGGCAATCCCGGCATTTTGGTGGGATGTATATAATTGGTATCTACATCAGCCGGACAAGCAGATACGACTCGAGCGAATGCTTGGATCTGTTTTCTATGAGAACCGGACAAGGTCTCTAACTAAGGCTACCAGCAGAAAGTTATACGGTAACAAGCTGAAGACAAGCGTTTCTCGTATGGAACGTTTTGCAATGTGTCCATTCTCTCACTTTGCTTCACATGGACTGAAGCTGAAAGAACGTCAAGTCTATCGCCTGAAAGCACCGGATATCGGGCAGTTGTTCCATGCGGCGCTGAGCAAGATGGCAAGCCGGCTGAAAGAGCAAAATCGAAATTGGGGCGCACTGACCAAAGAGGAATGTGTACAGGAAGCAGAAGCAACGGTAGATATACTTGCACCTCAGCTGCAAGGTGAAATTTTACTGAGTTCAGCTCGGTACGGATACATTTTTAGAAAGCTGAAAAACATTGTCAGCCGAGCCTCCATCATCTTAGGAGAACAGTCGAAACGCGGGAATTTTGAGCCGCTGGCACTCGAACTCGATTTTGGACCAGATAAATCGCTGCCGCCGCTTACATTTGAATTGGCCAATGGAGTTGTCATGGAGATCGTGGGGCGGATTGACCGTGTAGATGTAGCAGAAGGAGAATACGGAGATATTTTACTTCGAGTGATTGACTATAAATCCAGTCAAACGGATCTGAAACTACATGAAGTATTCTACGGATTATCGCTCCAGATGCTTACGTATCTTGATGTGCTGTTAACCTATGCCGAAGAGTGGATTGGAACGGAAGCTCATCCTGCAGGAGTACTTTATTTCCATGTGCATAATCCTCTGTTGACTTCAGCCAATGCGCTGGCACAAGAGCAGGCAGAACAAGAGCTTTTGAAACGATTCAAAATGAAAGGGCTGCTGCTTGCCGACCGTGATGTGGTGGCGAAGATGGACAACACGCTGGAAAAAGGATACTCCTCTATTTTACCTGTGGCCGTTAAGGCAGATGGAGGTTTCTACAGCAGTGCTTCCGTAGCAACCGAAGAGCAGTGGGGCATACTGCTGGGCTCTGTACGAAATACAATTCAAGAAATTGGATCAAGAATTACCGAAGGTGAGGTTGGGATAGAACCTTTCCGAATGCAGCAGGAAACGGCATGTACATTTTGTCCATTCAAATCCGTGTGTCAGTTTGACGAGGGTCTGCCTGGGAACGAATATCATCTCATTCGAAAGCCTGCTAAACAGCAGGCATGGGATCTATTTCAGCATGAAGGGGGAGAAGAAGAATGA
- the mtaB gene encoding tRNA (N(6)-L-threonylcarbamoyladenosine(37)-C(2))-methylthiotransferase MtaB, which yields MPSVAFYTLGCKVNFYDTEAIWQQFKDAGYEQVDFDSQTADVYLINTCTVTNTGDKKSRQIIRRAVRRNPNAIIAVTGCYAQTSPAEIMDIPGVDLVVGNQDRDKIIPYVNQIKQTREPVNAVRNIMKTRVFEEMDVPDFADRTRAFLKIQDGCNNFCTFCIIPWARGLSRSRDSQSIITQAHQLVEAGYKEIVLTGIHTGGYGDDLDNYDLSSLLWDLDRVDGLERIRISSIEASQIDDRMLDVLNRSSKMCRHFHIPLQAGDDNVLKRMRRKYTTEQFYNKMLRIREAMPEVGITTDVIVGFPGETDEMYRNGYELMKAINFSEMHVFPYSKRTGTPAARMEDQVDEEVKNARVQELLQLSDSMKLAYAQKFVGEVLEVIPEGNAKEGRVSGRLHGYSDNYIQMEFDGSEELVGQLCRVKMTKAGVDASEGQLVRVMENQENQAKIII from the coding sequence ATGCCATCCGTGGCGTTTTACACCTTGGGTTGTAAAGTTAACTTTTATGATACTGAAGCCATTTGGCAACAATTTAAAGATGCAGGATACGAGCAAGTAGATTTTGATTCTCAGACAGCAGATGTCTATCTGATTAACACTTGTACGGTTACGAACACAGGCGACAAAAAGAGTCGGCAGATTATTCGCCGCGCTGTTCGCCGTAATCCTAATGCTATTATTGCAGTAACAGGTTGCTATGCACAAACTTCACCAGCTGAGATTATGGATATTCCCGGAGTAGACCTTGTTGTAGGTAACCAGGACCGTGATAAAATCATCCCGTACGTCAACCAAATCAAGCAAACTCGTGAGCCGGTTAATGCAGTACGGAATATTATGAAAACGCGTGTGTTTGAAGAAATGGACGTACCTGATTTTGCAGACCGTACCCGGGCATTTTTGAAAATTCAAGATGGGTGCAACAATTTCTGTACGTTCTGTATTATCCCATGGGCAAGAGGTTTATCTCGCAGCCGTGATTCGCAGAGTATTATTACGCAGGCTCATCAGCTCGTAGAAGCCGGATACAAGGAGATTGTGTTAACTGGTATTCATACAGGCGGCTATGGTGATGATCTGGACAATTATGACTTGTCGAGCCTTTTATGGGATTTAGACCGTGTAGACGGATTAGAACGTATTCGGATCAGCTCCATTGAGGCTAGCCAAATCGACGATCGTATGCTCGATGTGCTAAACCGCTCATCAAAAATGTGCCGCCATTTTCATATTCCGCTCCAAGCGGGGGATGATAACGTCCTGAAACGGATGCGCCGTAAGTATACAACAGAACAGTTCTATAACAAAATGCTTCGCATTCGTGAAGCCATGCCGGAAGTAGGGATTACAACGGATGTAATCGTTGGATTCCCGGGGGAAACAGATGAGATGTACAGAAATGGATACGAACTTATGAAAGCCATCAATTTCTCGGAAATGCATGTGTTCCCTTATTCCAAACGTACCGGTACTCCGGCTGCTCGCATGGAAGATCAAGTAGATGAAGAAGTGAAGAATGCACGCGTTCAGGAACTTTTACAATTATCTGACTCCATGAAGCTGGCTTACGCTCAGAAATTTGTGGGCGAGGTGCTGGAAGTTATTCCGGAAGGAAACGCTAAAGAAGGCAGAGTCAGCGGCAGACTGCATGGATATAGTGATAACTACATCCAAATGGAGTTTGACGGTTCCGAAGAACTTGTAGGCCAGCTGTGCCGTGTCAAAATGACGAAGGCTGGCGTGGACGCAAGCGAAGGACAACTCGTACGTGTCATGGAAAACCAAGAAAACCAAGCTAAGATTATAATATAA
- the prmA gene encoding 50S ribosomal protein L11 methyltransferase, translated as MIWNEITIHTTEEAVEMISNFLHEAGAGGVSIEESGTLNKKRSTEYGELYDQPLNDIPEGEAVIKGYFADTVNMTEVMNAIHPRIEELKEFNIDAGKADISVQQVDEDSWANAWKQYFKPLKVSDQLVIKPTWEEYVPASPAEKIIEIDPGMAFGTGAHPTTSLCLRALEQYLQGGEEIIDVGTGSGILAIGAVKLGAKHVLALDLDPVAVQSAEENSRLNGLEHDITVYESDLLSILDKQDNALGVSMPVDVVVANILAEVILLFIGDVYQGLKPGGLYIASGIWKNKEEIVEKALKEAGFDIIDIHREDDWLAFVSRK; from the coding sequence ATGATTTGGAATGAAATAACAATACATACAACGGAAGAAGCCGTGGAGATGATCTCCAATTTTCTGCACGAAGCAGGTGCAGGCGGTGTATCCATTGAAGAATCAGGGACACTGAACAAAAAGAGATCAACGGAGTATGGAGAACTGTATGATCAACCGCTGAATGATATTCCTGAAGGCGAAGCTGTAATTAAAGGGTATTTTGCAGATACAGTGAATATGACAGAAGTAATGAACGCCATTCATCCTCGCATCGAAGAACTCAAGGAGTTTAATATTGATGCTGGAAAGGCAGATATTTCGGTACAGCAAGTAGATGAAGACAGCTGGGCAAATGCGTGGAAACAATATTTCAAACCGCTAAAAGTATCAGATCAGCTGGTCATTAAGCCTACATGGGAGGAATATGTACCGGCAAGCCCTGCTGAGAAAATTATCGAGATTGACCCGGGGATGGCTTTTGGAACAGGAGCACATCCAACGACTTCTCTATGTCTGCGTGCGCTTGAGCAATATCTTCAAGGCGGGGAGGAAATCATCGACGTAGGAACGGGATCAGGGATTCTGGCGATCGGCGCGGTAAAACTTGGAGCAAAACATGTGCTAGCACTTGATCTTGATCCGGTTGCCGTGCAAAGTGCTGAAGAGAACAGCCGCCTGAACGGACTCGAACACGACATTACCGTCTATGAAAGTGATCTGCTGTCCATACTGGACAAACAGGATAATGCACTTGGAGTAAGTATGCCAGTTGATGTAGTTGTGGCTAACATTCTTGCTGAAGTGATTTTGCTCTTTATCGGAGATGTGTATCAGGGCTTGAAACCAGGCGGTTTATATATCGCTTCCGGTATCTGGAAGAACAAAGAAGAAATTGTAGAGAAAGCACTGAAAGAAGCCGGTTTCGACATCATTGATATTCACCGTGAAGATGATTGGCTCGCTTTTGTGTCGAGGAAATAA
- a CDS encoding YfhD family protein → MSHNKRIDKVKTKTEKIKELQSSKVEDVEFSSIEADLEDIEALNRSAAADRRQTKDLHDFRFGQK, encoded by the coding sequence ATGTCACATAATAAACGGATTGATAAGGTGAAGACAAAGACCGAAAAAATAAAAGAATTACAATCCTCTAAGGTGGAAGATGTGGAATTCAGCAGTATAGAAGCGGACCTTGAAGATATTGAAGCTTTGAACCGCAGTGCAGCTGCGGACCGTCGTCAGACTAAAGATTTACATGATTTCAGATTTGGACAGAAATAG
- a CDS encoding NUDIX hydrolase — MMAAKEISAGGVVYRNTEEGLEIQLIVDRYAKISLAKGKMEPGETIEETALREIQEETGMIGKIIEPVDVIKYTYEHSSLGTVDKEVHYYLVEALSGDLQPQVEEIKGVAWYKPLEAWEKQKQNGYDNNDKILKQALQKLGIEVK, encoded by the coding sequence ATTATGGCAGCTAAAGAAATTTCAGCGGGTGGAGTCGTATACCGAAATACAGAAGAAGGTCTTGAAATTCAATTAATCGTAGACAGATATGCTAAAATCTCACTGGCAAAAGGAAAAATGGAGCCAGGGGAAACGATTGAAGAGACGGCACTGCGTGAAATCCAGGAAGAAACAGGCATGATCGGAAAAATCATTGAACCTGTAGATGTCATTAAATATACGTATGAACATTCTTCACTTGGAACCGTGGATAAAGAAGTTCACTATTACCTCGTGGAAGCACTAAGTGGAGATTTGCAGCCGCAGGTTGAAGAAATTAAAGGTGTAGCATGGTATAAACCGCTGGAAGCTTGGGAAAAGCAAAAGCAAAATGGCTACGATAACAACGATAAAATTTTGAAGCAGGCCCTTCAAAAGCTTGGTATTGAAGTAAAGTAG
- a CDS encoding Na/Pi cotransporter family protein, with protein sequence MIRSVVFPLIYGLILFFAGMKLMEASLHKAGGRSLATSLERATSTPLKGMLFSTGITAVLQSSTAVTVLTIGLVNARLLSYARTLSIILGSNIGTCITTELLSLQIGKYALPMLLFFLGAWAVTVMLGETKASRRVSASIWNIQYVLLAGAGFSLVMLGIFVMQKAGPALEQGGLFPWFIHQASHSVWWGVIAGACLTAIVHSSAAVIGMAIGLASSGVLPPEVGIAIVLGSNVGTCVTAVMAAAGGSKAGHFVAWSHVLLNVSGALLFIPLIHWLYAAAAYFTSDPGAQIAHAQTIFNIVCSLLALPLCYLKIWDRLEQK encoded by the coding sequence ATGATTAGATCTGTTGTGTTTCCACTCATTTATGGTCTTATCCTGTTCTTCGCAGGGATGAAACTGATGGAAGCCTCCCTTCATAAGGCAGGCGGACGTTCTCTTGCCACTTCTTTGGAAAGGGCTACTTCCACTCCCCTTAAGGGTATGCTGTTCAGTACAGGCATTACGGCTGTGCTTCAAAGCAGTACCGCCGTCACGGTGCTGACCATTGGTTTAGTTAACGCGAGACTCCTTAGTTATGCAAGAACACTCAGCATTATTCTCGGAAGTAATATTGGTACCTGTATTACCACAGAACTGCTAAGTCTCCAGATTGGAAAATACGCTTTACCGATGTTACTTTTCTTTTTGGGAGCATGGGCTGTAACCGTCATGCTAGGAGAAACAAAAGCAAGCAGACGTGTTTCTGCTTCGATATGGAATATCCAGTATGTGCTTCTTGCAGGGGCAGGTTTTTCCCTTGTTATGTTAGGTATATTCGTTATGCAAAAAGCAGGCCCCGCCTTGGAACAAGGAGGGCTTTTCCCTTGGTTTATTCACCAGGCGAGTCACAGTGTCTGGTGGGGCGTGATCGCGGGGGCATGCCTCACCGCCATTGTACACAGCAGTGCAGCAGTGATCGGCATGGCCATTGGACTTGCCAGCTCTGGTGTACTCCCCCCAGAAGTGGGTATCGCGATTGTACTCGGTTCCAATGTCGGAACCTGTGTTACCGCGGTCATGGCCGCAGCTGGTGGAAGTAAAGCCGGTCATTTTGTCGCTTGGTCTCACGTCCTGCTAAATGTCTCAGGAGCACTGCTGTTTATCCCGCTGATTCACTGGCTTTATGCAGCAGCTGCTTATTTCACCAGTGATCCCGGTGCACAGATTGCACATGCTCAGACCATTTTTAATATCGTATGTTCCCTGCTCGCCCTGCCGCTCTGTTATCTAAAAATATGGGATCGTTTAGAGCAAAAATAA
- a CDS encoding 16S rRNA (uracil(1498)-N(3))-methyltransferase gives MQRYFIEPNQLEEHQAIITGDDARHITKVMRGKPGDKLIVSDGVSREALTEISEIEASQVTVSILEWLPMDHEPKVSVTIAQSLPKGDKMELVIQKCTEIGAAVFVPFVSERTIVQYDAKKEGKRLERWRKIAKEAAEQSHRNKVPEITESKSWKELLASFEDYDLVCYCYEKEQGLQLRDVVKPFADKLKADPSIDPCVLVIVGPEGGFTTGESEAAEAAGAKSVGLGKRILRAETAGMLALTCILYETEEMGGM, from the coding sequence ATGCAGCGTTATTTTATTGAACCAAATCAGCTGGAGGAACATCAAGCCATCATTACTGGCGACGATGCAAGACATATTACAAAGGTAATGCGCGGCAAGCCAGGGGATAAGCTGATCGTAAGCGACGGAGTTTCCCGGGAAGCGCTGACTGAAATCTCGGAGATCGAAGCTTCACAAGTAACGGTGTCTATCCTAGAGTGGCTGCCTATGGACCATGAACCTAAAGTTTCGGTAACCATCGCCCAAAGCTTGCCTAAAGGGGACAAGATGGAACTGGTTATCCAGAAATGCACTGAAATTGGAGCTGCCGTGTTTGTTCCTTTCGTCTCGGAGCGAACCATCGTGCAGTATGATGCCAAGAAAGAAGGCAAACGTCTGGAGCGCTGGCGGAAAATTGCCAAAGAAGCAGCCGAGCAAAGCCATCGCAACAAAGTTCCGGAGATCACGGAATCAAAGTCATGGAAAGAACTTTTGGCTTCTTTTGAAGACTATGATCTCGTATGTTATTGTTATGAAAAAGAACAAGGATTGCAGCTGCGCGATGTGGTGAAGCCATTTGCTGACAAACTGAAAGCAGATCCAAGTATAGATCCCTGTGTTCTTGTGATCGTGGGCCCAGAAGGCGGATTTACTACAGGGGAGTCTGAAGCAGCGGAAGCAGCGGGAGCAAAGTCAGTTGGACTAGGTAAACGAATTTTGCGAGCAGAAACGGCCGGGATGCTGGCTTTAACATGTATCTTATATGAAACTGAGGAAATGGGAGGAATGTAA